In Bacillus sp. Cs-700, one genomic interval encodes:
- a CDS encoding crosslink repair DNA glycosylase YcaQ family protein, with amino-acid sequence MKTSFSVDKITLRRFLLHKQSLFEPDRSLESISLEKTLHMIKKLECVQLDPVSVVERNQHLVLAARMPGYDPKYLDDLLSDGKVFEYFANAACVIPMEDFPLFEPTRKRIQENVADSLESLEIVVNTVLEQLRAEGPLPSRAFKSDNRVNGYWDNKAPKTKETSHALNLLLDAGIIRVVKRDRTERYFDLTERTVTQKLLKQTKVMDRPTAKDLLIEKYIRAYRVFDPRDARFGWQKMTAAERRAEIERRVQNKTVIPLEVEGVKRQYYLLAEDLEELETFVESTKQESRSLESTITFLPPLDNLLWSRERIKDLFDFDYKWEIYTPRVKRKYGPYAMPILYGDRLIGRMDPQIDRKNKVLIVRLLQLEPEVKQTSELRQSFRNALNSFAIFNGADDIQVENSDLNH; translated from the coding sequence ATGAAAACGAGCTTTTCTGTAGATAAAATTACTTTACGTCGATTTCTTTTACACAAACAGTCTCTATTTGAACCAGATCGATCATTGGAATCGATCTCTCTTGAAAAGACTTTACATATGATTAAAAAACTGGAATGTGTTCAACTTGATCCAGTATCGGTCGTTGAACGGAACCAGCACTTGGTATTAGCGGCAAGAATGCCTGGTTATGATCCTAAGTATTTGGACGATCTTTTATCTGACGGCAAGGTATTTGAATATTTTGCGAATGCAGCCTGTGTCATCCCGATGGAAGACTTTCCTCTGTTCGAACCGACACGGAAACGGATCCAGGAAAATGTTGCTGACTCGTTAGAGAGCTTAGAAATCGTTGTAAATACTGTGTTAGAGCAACTAAGGGCAGAGGGTCCCCTTCCTTCTCGTGCTTTCAAATCAGACAACCGCGTTAACGGCTATTGGGATAACAAGGCCCCGAAGACAAAAGAAACATCCCATGCATTGAACCTGTTGTTGGATGCTGGCATTATCCGTGTCGTCAAGCGGGACCGAACTGAACGCTATTTTGATCTTACAGAGCGTACGGTCACCCAGAAATTGTTGAAACAGACGAAAGTCATGGATAGACCTACTGCAAAAGATCTGCTGATAGAAAAATACATTCGTGCTTACCGGGTATTTGATCCGAGAGATGCTCGATTTGGTTGGCAAAAAATGACCGCGGCTGAACGTCGCGCAGAAATTGAGCGTAGAGTCCAGAATAAAACGGTCATTCCACTTGAAGTCGAAGGTGTAAAACGACAATATTATTTATTGGCAGAGGACTTGGAGGAACTCGAAACATTCGTTGAGAGTACCAAACAGGAATCCCGTTCACTTGAGAGTACGATCACTTTTCTACCACCGCTCGATAATTTACTTTGGAGTCGTGAGCGGATCAAAGACCTGTTCGACTTCGATTATAAGTGGGAAATCTACACTCCTCGCGTGAAAAGAAAATACGGCCCATATGCGATGCCGATTTTATATGGAGATAGACTGATTGGTCGTATGGACCCACAAATTGACCGAAAAAACAAAGTGTTGATTGTACGTTTGCTCCAGCTTGAGCCAGAGGTTAAGCAAACGTCTGAGTTACGTCAATCATTCCGTAACGCGCTCAATTCTTTTGCCATTTTTAACGGAGCAGATGACATACAAGTTGAGAATTCTGACCTGAACCATTGA
- a CDS encoding alpha/beta hydrolase has product MKCKIKEKFESRSKELMIKAEKKYKYLIFIRNLLLVLIGAFVIWVIYSNLLSAYEQKKYQPLGEIVEVDGKEMHIYSKGEGDNTIVLMSGLGTVAPVLDFEPLIDEISKTNRVVVVDPFGYGWSDFTNKERTVKNIVEEMRLALRKADITGPYILMPHSISGIYSMYFATTYPEEVKAIVGIDPTFPQALKYFGENTPTMPRYLSYLAPTGIARLALMFSPESFLPIVSDGTYSKENIKMTKAISAWRGYNKSVVNEANHIEDNIDMTMGMKFPPNIPVLIFTTEKGDIREDGKNNLSFYKTQLTNTSSSKIVLLEGHHYLHWTRYEEISKDVNEFTNSFNENQ; this is encoded by the coding sequence ATGAAATGTAAGATTAAAGAAAAGTTTGAAAGTAGGTCTAAGGAATTAATGATAAAAGCTGAAAAGAAGTATAAGTATTTGATTTTTATAAGGAATTTATTATTAGTATTAATAGGCGCATTTGTTATTTGGGTCATTTACAGTAACTTACTAAGCGCTTATGAACAAAAAAAGTACCAGCCATTAGGGGAAATCGTTGAGGTTGACGGTAAGGAGATGCACATTTATTCAAAAGGTGAAGGAGATAACACGATCGTTTTAATGAGTGGCCTTGGAACAGTAGCACCAGTACTGGATTTTGAACCTTTGATAGATGAAATTTCAAAGACTAATAGGGTTGTAGTTGTAGATCCCTTTGGATACGGTTGGAGCGATTTCACCAACAAGGAACGAACGGTGAAGAACATTGTAGAGGAAATGAGGTTAGCATTAAGAAAAGCGGACATAACAGGGCCATACATTCTGATGCCTCATTCAATTTCTGGTATTTACAGTATGTATTTTGCTACTACATATCCAGAGGAAGTTAAAGCGATTGTAGGAATTGACCCAACTTTTCCACAAGCTTTAAAATATTTTGGAGAAAATACTCCAACAATGCCGAGGTATTTAAGTTATTTGGCACCAACTGGTATAGCAAGATTAGCACTAATGTTTAGTCCTGAAAGTTTTTTACCTATTGTTAGTGATGGTACCTATTCTAAAGAAAATATAAAAATGACAAAGGCGATCTCCGCATGGAGGGGTTATAACAAAAGCGTGGTTAATGAAGCTAATCATATAGAAGATAATATTGACATGACGATGGGTATGAAATTTCCACCTAACATACCGGTTTTGATTTTCACTACCGAAAAAGGGGACATAAGAGAAGATGGTAAAAACAATCTGTCCTTTTATAAGACGCAGTTAACTAATACCTCTTCTAGTAAAATTGTTTTATTAGAGGGACACCATTACCTCCATTGGACTCGTTATGAGGAAATTAGTAAAGATGTGAATGAATTTACAAATTCATTCAATGAAAATCAATAA
- a CDS encoding NUDIX hydrolase, with translation MWGILILINTNVGKILELIPILSLLDLFNKNVIRCRVIMFCERLKNPYKGLSNLVGGKIEDGEKGIDAAYRELLEETNISRREITLHHLMDFEYYFQDCYVEVYVGRLKRGVSFSDDEIILYWSNLDNNFFNMSLYTGEGNIGHMIEQINFV, from the coding sequence ATGTGGGGAATATTGATCTTAATTAACACTAATGTAGGGAAAATTCTAGAGCTTATCCCGATTCTAAGTCTTCTTGATTTATTTAATAAGAATGTGATAAGGTGCAGGGTTATAATGTTTTGTGAAAGGTTAAAGAACCCTTATAAAGGACTAAGTAATTTGGTAGGCGGAAAAATTGAAGATGGAGAAAAAGGTATAGATGCTGCGTATAGAGAGCTTCTTGAAGAAACCAATATTTCTAGAAGGGAAATAACTCTCCATCATTTAATGGATTTTGAATACTATTTTCAAGATTGTTACGTTGAAGTATATGTTGGTAGATTAAAAAGGGGTGTATCATTTTCAGATGATGAAATTATTCTTTATTGGTCTAATTTAGATAATAACTTTTTTAATATGTCCTTATATACTGGAGAAGGAAATATTGGTCACATGATAGAGCAGATCAATTTTGTTTAA
- a CDS encoding NUDIX hydrolase — translation MDYVKDLRRLVGHKPLILTGAVVLIINEKGELLLQHRTDGGWGLPGGLMELGESLKDTARREVKEETGLKVGDLELLDVFSGPEYYVKVSNGDELYSVTAVYLANDVNGNFEIDRSESIEVEYFNLNNLPEGLTDEYRSYIEPYFKKVDSSFA, via the coding sequence ATGGATTATGTAAAAGATTTAAGGCGCTTAGTTGGTCATAAGCCACTAATATTAACAGGCGCAGTTGTTTTGATTATTAATGAAAAGGGAGAGTTGTTACTACAACACCGGACTGATGGAGGTTGGGGTTTGCCTGGCGGGCTGATGGAGCTTGGTGAAAGCCTGAAAGATACAGCTAGGAGAGAAGTAAAAGAAGAAACAGGACTTAAAGTTGGTGACCTTGAATTGTTAGATGTTTTCTCTGGTCCAGAATATTACGTGAAGGTTTCCAATGGTGATGAGTTATATTCCGTAACAGCTGTTTACCTCGCTAATGATGTGAACGGAAACTTTGAAATCGATCGTTCTGAGTCTATAGAAGTAGAATATTTCAACCTTAATAATTTGCCTGAAGGTTTAACTGATGAATATCGAAGTTATATAGAGCCGTATTTTAAAAAAGTAGATAGCAGTTTCGCCTAA
- a CDS encoding type 1 glutamine amidotransferase family protein, whose product MQTKKVFLYVFNTMSDWEYGYLIAELNSGRYFKKGLAPLKVMTVGVNKEMITTMGGLSIKPDISLDECTLKSKDLLILPGGTTWSEDLHQPMLERIGQALKLGTIVAAICGAVEGLANMGYLDTRKHTSNNLEYTKMVCPSYKGEKFYELGSAVSDENLVTASGIAPLEFAMEVLNELDVFTTDVLHSWYNLNKTHKLEYFFQLMNSLNS is encoded by the coding sequence ATGCAAACAAAAAAAGTTTTTCTATATGTTTTTAATACAATGTCGGACTGGGAATATGGATATTTAATTGCTGAACTAAACTCAGGAAGATATTTCAAAAAAGGTTTAGCACCTTTAAAAGTTATGACAGTAGGAGTTAATAAAGAAATGATTACTACTATGGGAGGACTGAGCATAAAACCAGATATTTCCCTTGATGAATGTACTCTTAAGAGTAAAGATCTTTTAATTTTACCAGGAGGGACTACTTGGAGTGAAGATCTTCATCAACCAATGTTGGAAAGAATAGGCCAAGCTTTAAAGCTTGGGACTATTGTTGCTGCAATTTGTGGTGCAGTTGAGGGCCTCGCCAATATGGGTTACTTAGATACTAGAAAGCATACAAGTAATAACTTAGAATATACTAAAATGGTATGTCCTAGCTATAAAGGAGAAAAGTTTTATGAGTTGGGATCTGCGGTATCTGATGAGAATTTAGTTACTGCATCAGGAATAGCTCCTCTGGAATTCGCAATGGAAGTACTGAATGAATTAGATGTATTTACAACAGATGTATTGCATTCATGGTATAACCTAAATAAGACTCATAAACTTGAATATTTCTTCCAGTTAATGAATTCATTAAATAGCTGA
- a CDS encoding GNAT family N-acetyltransferase codes for MDIRKPNEVEIEKIIAFSPQAIFEGTLGEAEPTIEKAKQLVESLLKKGSYYLISTENDVITGWILLGGSKDQFSDKKLGFIYELFVIEECRGKGISKQLIRTGVEQLKQEGYSEIRLSVFDGNKAIKIYENLGFKNRTISMSISL; via the coding sequence ATGGACATAAGAAAACCAAATGAGGTAGAAATTGAAAAGATAATAGCATTTTCTCCACAGGCTATATTTGAGGGAACTTTAGGTGAAGCTGAACCAACGATTGAAAAAGCAAAACAACTAGTAGAATCTCTTTTGAAAAAGGGAAGTTATTATTTAATATCAACTGAAAATGATGTAATAACAGGTTGGATTCTTTTAGGAGGAAGTAAAGACCAGTTTTCAGATAAGAAACTAGGTTTTATTTATGAATTATTTGTGATAGAGGAATGCAGAGGTAAAGGTATTTCTAAACAATTGATTAGAACTGGTGTTGAACAATTGAAACAAGAAGGATACTCCGAAATTCGTTTAAGCGTTTTTGATGGAAATAAAGCAATTAAGATATATGAAAATCTAGGCTTTAAGAACAGAACAATTTCTATGAGTATTTCATTATAG
- a CDS encoding YafY family protein, whose amino-acid sequence MPKIDNMLAILWMLRSGEKMTAKQISEKLEMNIRTVYRYIDTISTSGVPIISEPGHNGGYTLMNNFIKAPLFFDFEEQTSLYHAAVFAEEAGYYGGEALNRAISKLSKYSNQEQETKINQSLTSLEVISRLSSLSIEHLLKELEHAVTDEYSVKILYHKSSEKQSNDRLVDPYRIIYWNNKWYMIGFCHLRNDIRSFRVDRIESLMLTENKFNRPENFAARDFFIKSLLPTIEDKEGIISLVINGDKSVLADICQHWFLGHYLQERTSNQAVFLLEKNIIHTYVPYLLLPYNKSIKVIEPITLKKRLVEVLSELIEFHK is encoded by the coding sequence ATGCCTAAAATTGACAATATGTTAGCCATTCTATGGATGCTTCGTTCAGGTGAAAAAATGACTGCAAAACAAATTTCAGAAAAGTTAGAGATGAATATAAGGACGGTGTATCGTTATATTGATACAATTTCAACAAGTGGCGTACCTATCATTTCAGAACCAGGACATAACGGTGGATACACTTTAATGAATAATTTTATTAAGGCTCCTCTATTCTTTGATTTTGAGGAACAAACTTCATTGTATCACGCTGCTGTTTTTGCAGAAGAAGCCGGATACTATGGAGGTGAAGCACTGAATAGGGCCATTTCAAAATTAAGTAAATACTCAAATCAAGAGCAGGAAACAAAGATAAACCAAAGTTTAACTAGTCTTGAAGTAATAAGTCGATTAAGCTCACTCTCTATTGAACATCTTTTGAAAGAGTTGGAGCATGCCGTAACTGACGAGTACTCAGTAAAAATTCTTTACCATAAAAGTAGCGAAAAGCAATCAAATGATAGATTGGTCGATCCGTACAGAATTATCTATTGGAATAATAAGTGGTATATGATTGGATTTTGTCATCTTAGGAATGATATCCGTAGTTTTAGAGTAGATCGAATTGAAAGTCTAATGCTAACCGAAAATAAGTTTAACCGGCCAGAAAATTTTGCAGCTCGTGACTTTTTTATAAAAAGTCTGCTTCCAACTATAGAAGATAAGGAAGGGATTATTTCTTTGGTTATTAATGGGGATAAAAGTGTATTGGCTGATATTTGCCAACATTGGTTTTTAGGACATTATTTACAAGAACGGACTTCAAATCAAGCAGTTTTTCTTCTTGAAAAAAATATAATACATACATATGTACCTTATTTACTTTTGCCGTACAATAAGTCTATTAAAGTTATTGAACCAATAACCCTTAAGAAAAGACTTGTTGAAGTTCTGTCGGAATTAATAGAATTTCACAAGTAA